acccctggtttaGGGAGACCGTACTGTGAGCCAGAGAGAtctaaaattagaaattgaagaaaaaacgaatggaagtATTGATTAAGTCAATGATTTATCATATATGAGACTATCCTGCAATATACAATGTATATATTGTGTATGCAGATCTTTATGTATATAATGATTATTTTAAACCAGGAAAGATGAAAATTTCGGACTTTGTTGACTTTCACTGATCGCTTTTGTGTCTGACAACACCTACTAAATTATTCATTAAAATACAATGTGATTATTTTAGCTTATCAGCTTTAACTGTGTACGCTTGTCACATCAATAAACTTCGAAATTGAGTAACAATGGAAGCCGTCAAAATGTTTTCATGTAACGAAAAATACCATAATACTGGTTTATTAATCCATTTACAGCTATGCTGGATTAATTGTGGTTTTATTGTTATACGAATGTATAGCAAATCGAGTGTGGGCATGGAAACCCCGCAGATTGTGTTTTGATTGAATATAGAAGTGGTGACGTATTTTTATCTCTCAAAGCCAACAAACTTCGGCTAAAATAACTATccccaaaataatatttattttaaaaaacattaGTGATAGCCTTCAGAAGCGAGCTTGAGGCGATTGgtacaataattgaaaaaaatgtgattttttctGCAACAGTTTTACGGATCAACCAATAGGTTAATTCCTTTTAAACAATATAAATGGCATATAGTTTATCCTTTTGGAGTCGTATCTAATTATACCGTTCAATTATCAAGAGAATTGCGTATAAACTGTTTGTTTCTTctatttaaattgttttaaaataggtACGACTTGAAAATATAGTTAATTTCgagttttttttctaaataagatagattaatagaaaaatataaaaatatttcgtgttctATCATCTTCTGCACCATTTCATTTTCACTTGACCTATTTTTACCACACTTTCTTCATATTTGTCCCGCACTCATCTCTTACTGTTCTGAGTTAGGGTAGAATTATTTTGTGGGACAAGTGATAACTGTGCGTGATAGAGAGAGAGaaagatatttattattttgtccaCCAAAATTATCAATACAAATCAtcaatacaataaaattattttggtagGGACAGGGGAGGGAGCGATAACTTCTACTGGTTATGACAGAAGAGGGATAGATATATTACTCGGGTAGAATGTTTGCATATGGTGCAGTATTCATACCATTGGGACCGGTCTGGAGCAAGTGTGGGGTAGAACAAGTAGGACTTGTGGGAGAAACCCAATAAAAATACATCACCCACCAGCATATTATGCAATATGTAgctgaaaaggaaatttcatgCTTTATcgtctttaaatttttttgtgccGCGGGCCACTTTCAGATGAGGAAACTCATTGCGGGCCGCATACTCGCGTCGCTGAATCAAACGCTTGGATTGCACAAAGCTATTGCGAATATCTGAACACGCATTTTCACGCAGTGactaaatttcagaaattttatTCAACGCAAAAATATCATACACACGATTGCAAAATTCAAACAGAAAAAACAACTTATACCGAAGctagtagcaaagatattgtacTTATTGGCGATAAGGATGATCAAAGCCTGCACTAAAGATAATAAtcataatgaattaaatttggATTGTAAATTTATTCCTTTAATTTCCCTCGACCAATGATCGCATCATAGCTTTCGATATTGTTGAGCAAAATTCGCGGCTCttcgagaaataaaaaaaaacatcgatgTCGACCAGAACGCAAGATGTGGTACATGCTCGACATGGAGAACCGATATTTGAATGTGGATGGCTGATACAAACAAACCAAAATTACGAAACACACCTTGCCCTGTATTGTATAAATTTCACCGCTCGTTGTAAAGGGAGTTTGAATACAACATGCTGAAATAGACAAATCGTCCATATCAGTTCTCACTACAGTCGAAGTAAATTGAAAGCGATGTCACCAAAATTTTCTTTTAGTCGTGTCTCTCGCGCATTTGGACgacgagaaataatttttttaataataatttacctAATTTCTTATGGGACGTGTCAATTGTGCCTCAAATTTGTGGGAGACATCGGGTTAAGTttagtttatttaatttcaaaaaatactgCGCGGGTCACTCGAAACTATTCTGCGGGCCGCATGTGACCCGCTGGCCAAGGGCTGGACGACCCTGGTCTAAAACTATTAAGTTTCCTGTAATGATACCCTGTCCAGATTTATCAAGAAATCATATAGTCTGatctcaaaaaatattaaaagtcaaaatcaaataaagttcataattcaaaaaataatcatGATTTTTCATAATCAAAATTATGAAGTATTTCTAATATAAGACATATCACAAAATGGAAAACATTACTATTTGCCGACAAAACGCGACAACGAAACAAAAACATGGTCAGATATTtatgttcaatattttcaagataCCGAAATATGAACGCATTTAAAAGTATTATGTTCTACGTGGATAggtaaataattaaatattaattcgGAAATGAATTAATTAACATTTTCGCAGTGGAATGGTTGTTGTTTGACCTAAAATATATTGCCCGTTTTACATAGATTTCAATTTATTCCATTTCGGAGaccaattttaaattcatttcgttCTTAATCGAGCAAGATTCGATGAAAAACAGCGTCTATCACGCGTGGCCAATTCATAGCGTATTACAAACATAgcatataatatattaatagcTACAAGACTAGGCAAAGGTGGATACAGAAATCGATTTACTATTAAATTGTTGTTAATTTAACTACAGTTTTACTTTGGCCGTGCCCCGATTGAATATCTCAAACCACGTAAATATAACCGGTGGTGCTTAATATCTTCCAGGTGATTGAATGACAGCATGACAGACGAGTTATATTGAACAGATGGCATGACGTGCATGTAAACTCAATGCCAAGTCCACAAATGACGTCAAGCCACGTTTTCATTATCAAATGCCATCCTcgttaattttaattttcttattatGTCCCGGTACGGCAACAGTATTCGTCAAGTCAGACGTTTGGACATACTGACTAAACAATAGATCACTTCTCGCTGGAAGTTAGCGCTTGTCAATCACATCACAACGTCACCCCTATTTCAGTTGTATTGAAagaacaaaatgaaattcttgATGAAATGTTCGTGAACCTAAATTCGGAATTGTAAATCTTTCCACACTTCTCATGAATATCCCGATtacaatcaaaataatttgacCAAGATCTGAAagacaattttttattcattaatttCTTGTGTTTGagtcaatatatatttgaatgagATTCCTTTACTCTTAAATAGGTTCTTGTAACTTCGCCTTACTTATAAAGATATATCACAACGCTGGATTGTATGTCTCTAGAGCAAAAACAAGCGTTGTTTTTCGAATAATATCTTCCCGCTCAAAGTGTAATAGAATTGATTATGTTTACCCAAAGGCGAGCAGAAAAAGGCGCTCAGTATATAGGACTACGGCCCGGTTATCGGTTTAGGTGGAGTATAGGAATTTCTTATTTATATCTCAGAAgagggaaagccgataaaacgacTGAATCATACGGCAAAGCACGTCTCGCCAGCCCATGAGAATAGTTAACCAGCTATTCGTTTGGTGTGCATGACATGGGAGTGCCAAACAAGTTAATTGTTCAAGATGGATGCTTATTAGTTGGAAACCATGTGTCGGTCACGTCAAAATTTATTTCGGAAATCTAAAACtgttaaattaaatataatttactcAAATGGTGACATTTCGGGTGAATTCAAACGGAATTAGCACCTTGGTGACAAAATCATAAACTAATTACCTGCAGATTTGCGTCTGTTGCGTCTCATTTATTGGCTCACGCACTCGATTGACGTCAGTTACGGAAGTCGTTAGATCTTCTGCTAGCTTCGCCAAGCACTTTAAAGTTTCACGCTGTCCTTGTGACTGCGTACAAGTGTTCTTACCGGACAGAGTCAAATATTCCATTACTGAAACATAATTAAAAGGTCTTATGCATCACACTGAGTGAGGCAATACTCATTTGC
The sequence above is a segment of the Styela clava chromosome 7, kaStyClav1.hap1.2, whole genome shotgun sequence genome. Coding sequences within it:
- the LOC120328848 gene encoding uncharacterized protein LOC120328848 translates to MTSGVKSSWRSTASALCVLAAIGITFGFLYVMEYLTLSGKNTCTQSQGQRETLKCLAKLAEDLTTSVTDVNRVREPINETQQTQICRSWSNYFDCNRDIHEKCGKIYNSEFRFTNISSRISFCSFNTTEIGVTL